The Pochonia chlamydosporia 170 chromosome 1, whole genome shotgun sequence genome window below encodes:
- a CDS encoding CCAAT-binding protein subunit HAP3 (similar to Metarhizium acridum CQMa 102 XP_007812505.1), translated as MSDSPQSPPKDVEQGAQSPDDEGQMNDNQDPHSAGGAAGYEFEVKEQDRWLPIANVARIMKNALPDNAKIAKEAKECMQECVSEFISFITSEASEKCQQEKRKTVNGEDILFAMTSLGFENYAEALKVYLSKYREQQNQSNRERVMENTWGGSMMPGDKGDGAAAGQEFAGGEAQNNPEGTADPNYMYGQHAGHNGAAAGEGY; from the exons ATGTCGGACTCCCCccaatctcctccaaagGATGTCGAGCAAGGTGCACAGTCACCCGACGACGAAGGACAAATGAATGACAATCAAGACCCCCACTCGGCTGGCGGCGCCGCTGGTTATGAGTTCGAAGTTAAAGAACAAGATAGATGGTTACCTATAGCGAATG TGGCCAGAATCATGAAGAACGCGCTACCGGACAATGCAAAGATTGCAAAGGAGGCCAAAGAATGCATGCAGGAATGCGTGAGCGAGTTCATATCCTTCATCACTAGTGAAG CATCCGAGAAGTGTCAacaagagaagagaaagactGTCAATGGCGAAGATATTTTGTTTGCTATGACTTCACTCGGCTTTGAGAACTACGCGGAAGCATTGAAAGTCTATCTATCCAAGTATCGAGAG CAACAAAACCAGTCAAACCGGGAGCGTGTCATGGAGAACACCTGGGGCGGCTCAATGATGCCTGGTGACAAGGGCGATGGCGCCGCGGCTGGACAAGAATTCGCTGGTGGTGAGGCCCAAAACAACCCTGAAGGCACCGCCGACCCCAACTACATGTATGGTCAACATGCCGGCCATAACGGAGCCGCAGCTGGAGAGGGCTACTAA